DNA sequence from the Desulfovibrio sp. Fe33 genome:
AGGATACGATGGGCAAAGGCAAGATCAAAATCAAACAGACCATGGAGACCCCCCAGGTGGTCGCCTACCTCAAGGACCTGGCCGACTCCCTCGAATCCGGAGTCATCCGCGCCGAAAACGAGGAAGGAACCCTGGTTCTCGGCGTGCCCGACTCCATGCAGGTCGAACTCAAACTCGCCCGCAAAAAAGACAAGGCCAAATGCGAAATCCAACTCGAATGGATCGATGACGGCTCCCAGGCCGAAACCCTCAAAATCTCCGGCGAATAACGCCCCATGCGGATAATGAAGCGCGGCCCCGCACATCGTGCGGGGCCGCGCTTTTTTGGGAGCCTCCGGCGGCCGGGGGAAGGGGAGAAAAAACCCTTTGAAAAGGGTTTGTGCAACCAGGAACATGGGTAACACTTCTGCCCGGGAACATAGGTAACACTTTTACCGTTTCTGTTTCGGCTCCGGGGG
Encoded proteins:
- a CDS encoding amphi-Trp domain-containing protein, with the protein product MSDERLGTNPLDWVAPDTAPAAVRPSGETTQSAPPQENKNSDGPAAAPRSGLFSFVGTENEEDTMGKGKIKIKQTMETPQVVAYLKDLADSLESGVIRAENEEGTLVLGVPDSMQVELKLARKKDKAKCEIQLEWIDDGSQAETLKISGE